A stretch of the Ensifer sp. PDNC004 genome encodes the following:
- a CDS encoding DUF982 domain-containing protein → MHSKMFERPVYLRERKDLVLEITNLDDAIDFLEEWSKGDRDIIHEATLKTCYLAHDGHKPVQVARDALRSFAKKKGILVKAPAVLPWMVKTKSGGGRLSP, encoded by the coding sequence ATGCACTCGAAGATGTTTGAACGGCCAGTTTACCTGCGTGAAAGGAAGGATCTGGTCCTCGAAATCACCAACCTCGACGACGCGATCGATTTCCTTGAGGAATGGTCCAAAGGAGATCGCGATATCATTCACGAGGCGACCCTGAAGACTTGTTACCTGGCCCATGACGGCCACAAGCCAGTTCAGGTGGCGCGCGACGCCCTTCGCTCCTTCGCGAAGAAGAAGGGCATACTGGTCAAGGCCCCGGCGGTTCTGCCGTGGATGGTCAAGACGAAATCGGGCGGCGGCAGGCTCTCCCCTTAA
- a CDS encoding MT-A70 family methyltransferase, with protein MTDWFFDPLLPLHYEMMVIDPPWGFDLYSKEGAKKSALAKYDLMTDAAVLALPVGKLASMDCLLYCWATAPQLPLAIACVKAWGFEYKSVLVWRKTTPAGKVRMGTGYRVRTTGEVVVVATLGNPKQAAIPQTIFDGIAREHSRKPDEFYALCDRVMPHARRADVFARECRPGWHAFGNEATKFDEVAA; from the coding sequence GTGACCGATTGGTTTTTCGATCCTCTGCTGCCGCTCCACTACGAGATGATGGTCATCGATCCACCGTGGGGTTTCGACCTCTACAGTAAGGAAGGCGCAAAAAAGTCCGCTCTGGCGAAGTACGATCTGATGACCGATGCTGCTGTTCTAGCCTTGCCAGTTGGCAAGCTGGCATCGATGGACTGCCTTCTCTATTGCTGGGCGACTGCGCCGCAACTGCCGTTGGCGATCGCTTGCGTCAAAGCCTGGGGCTTCGAATACAAGTCGGTGCTTGTGTGGCGGAAGACGACGCCGGCCGGCAAGGTTCGCATGGGCACGGGCTACCGCGTCCGCACCACTGGCGAGGTGGTCGTCGTGGCCACTCTGGGCAATCCGAAGCAGGCCGCGATTCCTCAGACCATCTTCGACGGCATCGCCCGCGAGCATAGCCGCAAGCCAGACGAATTCTACGCCCTTTGCGATCGAGTGATGCCGCACGCGCGGCGGGCCGACGTGTTCGCTCGAGAGTGCCGGCCTGGCTGGCATGCCTTCGGCAACGAGGCGACGAAGTTCGACGAGGTGGCGGCATGA
- a CDS encoding DUF982 domain-containing protein gives MIESWNECVIIQLPDLDGVQMVWTPARASTLLSDHWPVYYGVAYTDALNKCTDAMLGTFPWEQAREAFLEAIAEAKITKLH, from the coding sequence ATGATCGAGAGTTGGAACGAGTGCGTTATCATCCAGCTTCCGGACCTCGACGGGGTGCAGATGGTCTGGACGCCCGCCCGGGCATCCACTCTGCTCAGCGACCATTGGCCGGTCTACTACGGCGTCGCTTATACCGACGCCCTCAATAAATGCACGGACGCGATGCTCGGCACCTTCCCATGGGAACAGGCGCGAGAAGCTTTCCTGGAAGCCATAGCTGAAGCGAAGATCACGAAGCTCCACTGA
- a CDS encoding HNH endonuclease signature motif containing protein produces MKGKWISYSAAEMEWLEANRTLPIGDYHRVFSSTFQRDDVSAVNLHALRKRKGWKTGRTGCFVKGQVPVNKGVPCEPGKGGRHPNARRTQFKAGGLPHNTKFLGHERVSKDGYVEISIDEQNPHTGYERRYVLKHVYLWEQVNGPIPDGMCLKSVDGNRLNTDPANWLLIPRGVLPRLNGGRATRVMAYDTAPDELKPVLMTIARVDHKASELRRGKQEGK; encoded by the coding sequence ATGAAGGGCAAGTGGATCAGCTACAGCGCCGCCGAAATGGAATGGCTTGAGGCGAACCGCACTCTGCCAATCGGCGACTATCACCGCGTATTCTCGTCGACCTTCCAGCGCGATGACGTCTCCGCGGTAAACCTGCACGCGCTGCGCAAGCGCAAGGGCTGGAAGACCGGCCGTACGGGTTGCTTCGTGAAGGGCCAGGTCCCCGTCAACAAGGGCGTGCCCTGCGAGCCCGGGAAGGGCGGTCGCCACCCGAACGCGCGCCGAACTCAATTCAAGGCCGGTGGCCTACCGCACAACACCAAGTTCCTTGGCCACGAGCGCGTCAGCAAGGACGGTTACGTCGAAATCAGCATCGACGAGCAGAACCCGCACACCGGGTACGAGCGCCGCTATGTCCTGAAGCACGTCTACCTCTGGGAACAGGTCAACGGACCGATCCCAGACGGCATGTGCCTGAAGAGCGTTGACGGCAACCGGCTGAATACCGACCCGGCGAACTGGCTGCTGATCCCGCGTGGAGTGTTGCCGCGATTGAACGGCGGCCGCGCAACCCGCGTCATGGCCTACGACACCGCTCCCGATGAACTGAAGCCGGTTCTCATGACGATTGCTCGCGTCGATCACAAGGCATCCGAGCTTCGCCGCGGCAAGCAGGAGGGAAAATGA